Proteins encoded in a region of the Paenibacillus sp. E222 genome:
- a CDS encoding baseplate J/gp47 family protein, with protein sequence MVLKLVEDDPQVILSNILSKHEEITKRKMQPSDPEYLNLSALAAIIVQERVQINATFSQNMLRYARQNVLDEFGLNNRTPRLPAEPARTTLRFTLSAPQTSAIIIPAGTRVTPDGSGGEIYFTTESVLQISIGSISGDVGAVCSVSGTSGNGFIPGQINALMDPIAFIQSTVNVTESSGGADEEKDDAYRGRIRSAPESYSVAGPDGAYEYWAKTASAAIIDVSVESPAPVEILLTPLLVGGELPTQDLLDAVYDAVSARDVRPLTDLVSVQAPQVVTYNIGLTYYIAVERATEAATIQEAVNDAVNSFVTWQKSKLGRGINPSELISRVMAAGAQRVAVTEPIFTELNRTQVAREGAVNLVFGGLADE encoded by the coding sequence ATGGTGCTCAAGCTGGTTGAAGATGATCCACAGGTTATTCTAAGTAACATTTTGAGCAAGCACGAGGAAATCACCAAACGAAAAATGCAACCTTCAGATCCTGAGTATCTGAATCTGAGCGCCTTGGCGGCCATTATCGTTCAAGAGCGTGTCCAGATTAACGCAACGTTTAGTCAAAACATGTTGAGATATGCACGCCAGAACGTACTTGATGAGTTCGGGTTAAATAATAGAACGCCTAGGCTACCAGCGGAACCAGCTCGAACCACACTGAGGTTCACGCTTTCTGCACCTCAGACATCAGCAATCATCATCCCTGCTGGAACACGGGTCACTCCGGATGGTAGCGGCGGTGAAATCTACTTCACAACCGAGTCTGTGCTACAGATTTCGATAGGGTCGATTTCTGGCGATGTCGGCGCTGTTTGTTCGGTTTCAGGAACAAGCGGCAATGGATTTATCCCTGGACAGATTAATGCACTCATGGATCCAATTGCTTTTATACAAAGCACGGTAAATGTGACGGAAAGCTCAGGCGGTGCAGATGAAGAAAAGGACGATGCTTATAGAGGACGTATACGCAGCGCTCCAGAATCATACAGCGTAGCGGGTCCAGATGGGGCATATGAATATTGGGCTAAAACAGCAAGTGCGGCCATAATTGACGTTAGTGTGGAATCACCGGCGCCAGTTGAGATATTGCTCACACCGTTGCTTGTGGGCGGTGAGCTGCCAACACAAGATTTACTGGATGCGGTATATGATGCGGTATCAGCTCGTGACGTTCGTCCATTGACGGATCTGGTAAGTGTTCAAGCTCCACAAGTTGTAACGTACAATATCGGCCTGACATACTACATCGCAGTTGAACGGGCTACAGAGGCAGCAACTATTCAAGAGGCAGTGAATGATGCGGTGAATAGTTTTGTCACATGGCAGAAATCAAAGCTCGGGAGGGGCATTAACCCATCTGAGCTTATTTCTCGTGTTATGGCAGCAGGAGCACAGCGTGTTGCTGTTACTGAACCCATATTCACCGAATTGAATAGGACGCAAGTTGCGCGAGAAGGAGCTGTAAATCTGGTTTTTGGAGGTTTGGCCGATGAATGA
- a CDS encoding glycoside hydrolase family protein — MRKISKVGIDLIKSFEGCKLTAYKPVSTEQYWTIGWGHYGEDVKQGQKITQAQADAMLVADLAKYEAYVNNPSYVPVTDKLTQNQFDALTSFCYNTGPGNLKQLCNGRTVAQIASSITKYNKAGGNVLKGLVRRRQAELDLFNTPDTQKAEAEDKVTAIVNGNQIEGAVMINNTVLIPLRAAGDNISGSKIDWNQKTKTATLDTPQ, encoded by the coding sequence ATGCGTAAAATATCTAAAGTAGGAATTGATCTGATTAAATCATTTGAAGGATGCAAACTCACAGCGTACAAGCCAGTGTCCACGGAGCAGTATTGGACAATCGGTTGGGGACATTATGGGGAGGATGTAAAACAAGGTCAGAAGATCACACAGGCGCAGGCTGACGCTATGCTAGTTGCCGATCTTGCTAAATATGAAGCTTATGTCAATAATCCGTCTTACGTGCCAGTTACGGACAAGCTCACACAGAATCAATTCGATGCACTCACAAGCTTTTGCTACAACACTGGCCCGGGAAATCTAAAACAGCTATGTAACGGACGTACAGTAGCCCAGATTGCCTCAAGCATCACCAAGTATAACAAGGCAGGGGGCAATGTATTGAAAGGCTTGGTGCGGCGTAGACAGGCCGAGCTTGATCTTTTCAATACACCTGACACTCAGAAAGCTGAAGCTGAAGACAAGGTAACGGCAATCGTTAATGGAAATCAGATTGAAGGTGCAGTCATGATCAATAATACGGTGCTTATCCCGTTGCGTGCAGCAGGCGACAACATCTCAGGTTCCAAAATCGATTGGAATCAAAAGACTAAAACGGCAACGCTAGATACACCGCAATAA
- a CDS encoding phage holin family protein: MDKWKAFFAATGAAVVPVFEFLYGRDEAVMGFMTAVLFFVVLDWMSGISAAKMDNSYGSRYGLQGIWRTFFVLLLPAGGHLLDVVFQMPGLIFGALSIGTLYHVIQSMVANSIRAGWGEWVPLPVFNWLINWVKSEMDKKMERAESRKGAGTDA, translated from the coding sequence GTGGATAAGTGGAAAGCATTTTTTGCAGCAACGGGGGCGGCGGTAGTCCCGGTATTTGAATTTTTGTATGGCCGGGATGAGGCGGTAATGGGCTTTATGACAGCCGTTTTGTTTTTTGTCGTCCTTGATTGGATGTCGGGGATCAGCGCGGCCAAGATGGATAATTCCTATGGCAGTCGTTACGGCTTGCAAGGTATCTGGCGGACGTTCTTTGTGCTGCTACTGCCTGCCGGGGGGCATTTGTTGGATGTGGTTTTCCAGATGCCTGGTTTAATCTTCGGGGCATTGTCTATCGGTACGCTATATCATGTGATCCAAAGCATGGTTGCCAACTCGATCAGGGCAGGGTGGGGGGAATGGGTTCCACTCCCTGTATTCAATTGGCTGATTAACTGGGTGAAATCTGAAATGGACAAAAAAATGGAACGGGCTGAGTCTCGTAAAGGAGCGGGTACGGATGCGTAA
- a CDS encoding phage tail protein: MALPDGVAVLGDIVFIVTKYKVRTFSDFTRTSNDRWANNEILLKKPRSQFLGPGLDTFDLSVLVDARLGLNPRKEVDKLVAYSRDGKIMKFSIGGKGMGVDKVKITSLVQNWQKLDNRGNLISATYNLSLEEYIS; this comes from the coding sequence ATGGCTTTACCTGATGGGGTTGCTGTTCTTGGAGATATCGTTTTTATTGTCACCAAATATAAAGTACGCACGTTCAGCGATTTTACAAGGACCAGTAACGACCGATGGGCAAACAATGAAATCCTATTGAAAAAACCGCGTTCTCAGTTTTTGGGACCTGGATTGGATACATTCGACTTGAGCGTTTTGGTTGATGCCCGTTTAGGATTAAATCCAAGAAAAGAAGTGGACAAGTTGGTTGCTTATAGTCGTGACGGGAAGATTATGAAATTCAGTATCGGTGGAAAAGGCATGGGCGTAGACAAAGTGAAGATCACAAGTCTCGTCCAGAATTGGCAAAAGCTCGACAATCGCGGGAATCTAATAAGTGCCACATATAACCTGAGTTTGGAGGAGTACATTTCATGA
- a CDS encoding phage tail protein I yields MNDIATVGLIGILPPNLQSDPSYRAAALAIQEELEITNAAVKRMSVFDRIDTLNDAEADEMAWQLHVDFYDVRLPIQQKRSLVKNAYLFHFAKGTPGAVEDLVAILFGSGQVEEWFEYDGERGYFRVRTSDPSATNDKAEEFIKAVNSVKRKSAWLEAVVIEETVHANDLYYGIAVHIGETITIG; encoded by the coding sequence ATGAATGATATTGCGACAGTTGGATTGATTGGAATATTACCACCCAACCTTCAAAGCGATCCGTCATATCGTGCGGCTGCATTGGCAATTCAAGAGGAATTGGAAATCACTAACGCAGCAGTGAAAAGGATGTCAGTGTTTGACCGGATTGATACCCTGAATGATGCTGAAGCTGATGAAATGGCTTGGCAATTACATGTCGATTTCTACGATGTGAGGTTGCCGATACAACAAAAACGGAGCCTGGTAAAGAATGCATATCTATTCCACTTCGCCAAAGGTACACCGGGAGCCGTAGAGGATCTGGTAGCGATCCTTTTTGGTTCTGGTCAAGTAGAGGAGTGGTTTGAGTATGACGGTGAGCGAGGTTATTTCCGGGTACGCACATCCGATCCAAGCGCAACAAACGATAAGGCAGAGGAGTTTATCAAGGCGGTAAATTCGGTGAAGCGAAAAAGCGCTTGGCTAGAGGCGGTAGTCATTGAAGAGACGGTACATGCGAACGATTTATACTATGGAATTGCCGTACACATTGGCGAAACCATAACGATAGGATAG
- a CDS encoding phage tail tape measure protein, whose protein sequence is MAKQYEVRFELNGDIDPRLSRTFDSITKDVTALGLDLAGLQRTKGLVKITRDANEAKGAFHELRQDAKEFGEVFERTLQFTGAKAIIDSASGMIGGMISQIGSLDDAVHQMGAATGATAQDMAQYKDIIQGIYNSNIGEGFQDIGDALVNVRQVTDLAGAALDDATKKALIMKDTFGYEVNESVRTVDALMRNMGLTADEAFNLIAQGTQKGLNRYDDLLDTLNEYSVQFADAGYNSEEFFSVLESGAKRGLWNLDKMGDILKEFNIRLYSGDDKVVESLQLLFAPEGVEEYIYALKQGGTKTKEYGELLKYVSKDTATELVKNLQGNARSYKVASQAIMGMMGDSDQLMAGLSDGSIKAKDAVVDVIAALDRIDDIQERNQLSVELFGTQYEDLRSTAVEALQDTNGEFDKTLDTMKEIEEVKYSSLTKEIQGLGRELMTELVIPIGEDLMPTLRDLTNWAKENKDVIKIIALGVPTALLAKNAVSIGRDFGKVGKTLFDTTQGASKFSTAIGFMTNPVGLAIGAVGALTLGVMAYKKHQEEARQELIHMGDALKDSMRSYDEVADKAKTTNDLVWEYKHLSEVIEANTGKSSDLTYQKEKLVEVTERLQELYPQTISQYDIENGKLDEKVNLLLRASDAEKDRMKLQLELQAAEGRRDMGDMEEQITSLESQTSSLREQKDALDIARAAFSEYETQYMRLMENDPSEERTRKLQELLDKANDVGETIGYSFGHLDLIRGVTDEIDGRLINTLDELQTKSEELSSAKDSYQAIYDAQKMLIELNLGGTIDEQSQKYKTLSDDGKAAFDRAANAVKDLNAQMDLIPSEKKINIVATYQTIGKLPTTQDIVTKLNGTPMKQYADGGIAKEPSIFGEAGPEIAIPLNNKPRSQGLLDEANRIMGRDSGALAGSSNISIAFSPSYSISGGDRDQVKAQVVQAQTMGINELESMLRQLDRRNQRRSLVG, encoded by the coding sequence ATGGCCAAACAGTATGAAGTCCGGTTTGAGCTGAATGGTGACATTGATCCTCGCCTGTCGAGGACGTTTGACTCCATCACCAAAGACGTGACAGCTCTGGGTCTGGATTTGGCGGGTCTGCAAAGAACTAAAGGGCTTGTTAAGATAACCAGGGATGCGAACGAGGCTAAAGGTGCATTTCATGAATTGCGCCAAGATGCGAAAGAGTTTGGTGAAGTCTTTGAACGAACGTTACAGTTCACGGGTGCCAAAGCCATTATTGATTCGGCCAGCGGCATGATTGGCGGCATGATTAGTCAGATTGGTTCATTGGATGATGCCGTTCATCAGATGGGAGCTGCAACGGGCGCAACGGCTCAGGACATGGCACAATACAAAGACATTATTCAGGGTATCTATAATTCAAACATTGGAGAAGGGTTCCAAGATATTGGTGATGCACTGGTAAATGTTCGCCAGGTTACCGACTTGGCGGGAGCTGCTTTGGATGATGCAACCAAAAAGGCATTGATCATGAAAGATACTTTTGGTTATGAAGTCAACGAATCTGTCCGTACAGTTGATGCCTTGATGAGAAATATGGGATTAACAGCAGACGAGGCGTTTAACTTAATCGCCCAAGGAACCCAGAAGGGTTTGAACCGTTATGACGATTTGCTCGACACGCTTAATGAATATTCTGTCCAATTTGCGGATGCAGGCTATAATTCTGAAGAATTTTTCTCTGTTTTAGAGTCAGGGGCAAAACGAGGCCTTTGGAATCTAGACAAAATGGGCGATATTCTCAAAGAGTTTAATATTCGGTTGTATAGTGGTGACGACAAGGTGGTTGAATCCCTTCAGCTCCTTTTTGCACCTGAAGGCGTTGAGGAATACATTTACGCCTTGAAGCAGGGCGGTACCAAAACGAAGGAATACGGCGAACTCCTCAAATACGTAAGTAAAGACACGGCTACAGAGTTAGTCAAAAATCTTCAAGGCAATGCACGCAGCTATAAAGTGGCGTCTCAAGCAATCATGGGCATGATGGGCGATAGTGACCAACTGATGGCTGGTCTGTCTGACGGATCAATCAAGGCAAAAGACGCAGTTGTGGACGTTATTGCGGCGCTTGATCGTATTGACGACATCCAAGAACGTAACCAACTCTCCGTTGAATTGTTTGGTACCCAGTATGAGGACTTGCGTAGCACTGCGGTAGAGGCGTTGCAGGACACCAATGGTGAGTTTGATAAGACGCTCGATACCATGAAGGAAATTGAAGAAGTTAAATACAGCAGCTTGACCAAAGAAATTCAAGGGCTCGGCCGAGAATTGATGACTGAACTTGTCATCCCAATCGGTGAAGACCTGATGCCGACATTGCGGGATTTGACCAATTGGGCAAAAGAAAATAAAGATGTTATCAAAATTATTGCCCTTGGTGTACCTACCGCATTACTTGCCAAAAATGCAGTTTCCATAGGTCGGGATTTTGGCAAAGTCGGAAAGACTCTGTTCGACACTACACAAGGTGCTAGCAAATTCAGTACAGCAATCGGTTTTATGACTAACCCTGTCGGCTTAGCTATTGGGGCCGTTGGTGCGCTCACGCTTGGTGTGATGGCATATAAGAAGCACCAGGAAGAAGCACGTCAGGAACTCATTCATATGGGCGATGCATTGAAAGATAGTATGCGTAGTTATGATGAGGTGGCCGATAAAGCTAAGACCACCAATGATTTGGTATGGGAATACAAACACCTGAGCGAAGTTATCGAGGCCAACACGGGGAAATCTAGTGATTTAACGTATCAGAAAGAAAAACTGGTTGAAGTAACCGAAAGGCTTCAAGAACTATACCCACAGACCATTTCCCAATACGATATTGAGAACGGGAAACTGGACGAGAAGGTTAATCTGCTGCTTCGCGCAAGTGATGCGGAGAAAGACCGGATGAAACTGCAGCTTGAACTACAAGCTGCTGAAGGTCGAAGAGATATGGGTGATATGGAAGAACAGATTACTTCCTTGGAATCCCAGACATCTAGCTTGAGAGAGCAAAAAGACGCTTTGGATATTGCTCGTGCCGCTTTTTCTGAATACGAAACGCAGTATATGCGTCTCATGGAAAACGATCCTTCGGAAGAAAGGACTCGTAAGCTTCAGGAATTGCTAGATAAAGCAAACGATGTCGGCGAAACTATTGGGTATTCATTTGGTCATCTCGACCTAATTAGAGGCGTAACCGATGAGATTGACGGTAGGTTAATTAATACACTAGATGAACTCCAAACCAAGTCTGAAGAGTTAAGTTCTGCTAAAGATAGCTATCAGGCTATCTACGATGCTCAGAAAATGTTAATTGAATTGAACCTGGGCGGGACAATCGATGAACAGTCACAGAAATACAAGACATTGTCCGATGACGGAAAGGCCGCTTTTGATAGAGCAGCGAATGCAGTAAAAGATTTGAATGCTCAAATGGATCTGATTCCATCCGAGAAAAAAATAAATATTGTTGCCACCTATCAGACTATCGGCAAACTTCCTACGACGCAAGATATCGTAACCAAATTAAACGGCACACCGATGAAGCAGTATGCAGACGGTGGTATTGCAAAGGAACCGTCTATTTTTGGTGAAGCTGGTCCGGAAATTGCGATTCCACTGAATAACAAACCTCGTTCGCAGGGCTTGCTTGATGAAGCAAACCGGATTATGGGAAGAGATAGCGGGGCGCTTGCTGGATCTTCTAATATTTCGATTGCATTTTCACCAAGTTACTCTATTTCTGGTGGTGATCGTGATCAAGTGAAGGCTCAGGTTGTACAAGCTCAGACCATGGGGATTAACGAGCTGGAAAGTATGCTACGCCAATTGGATCGAAGAAATCAGAGGAGGAGTTTGGTAGGATGA
- a CDS encoding MarR family transcriptional regulator, translating to MKRLSRREEEALQAIKEFFKDNRYPPTTRELGDMMGLTSSSTAHGYLDRLEKKGYIKRTESTPRGIKILMEDEIYGE from the coding sequence ATGAAAAGGTTAAGTCGCAGGGAAGAGGAAGCATTACAGGCTATAAAGGAGTTCTTTAAGGACAACAGGTATCCACCAACAACGAGAGAACTTGGCGATATGATGGGTTTGACCTCGTCCTCAACTGCCCATGGTTACCTGGATCGATTAGAGAAAAAGGGCTACATAAAACGTACTGAAAGCACCCCTAGGGGCATTAAAATTTTGATGGAGGATGAAATCTATGGGGAGTAA
- a CDS encoding tail fiber protein yields MSSWIYVLTNKGRQLQAKAQTGVKLEYTRMAVGSGTLAGQALAAMTALITPVKNLPIIRLKHPPGATRAVVGATLTNADVQTGFYFREIGIFATDPDEGEILYMYANAGSTADYIAPIGDGVIEKDVNMNVIVGSATNVTAIINESLVYVTYDELEEALGNIVVDVKDASITEKGIVQLSNKIDGDSEKLAPTEKALNDARLAAQKYTDDKTWQKYPLTKDNGSVKELPNGYDLNDLSTGVYAVTNPTNGPRIGSFLIEDYPGDAVSSERTNVVVQRATSLESRSSIYTRTKVTTTWYPWVLQTPEEDLWGAL; encoded by the coding sequence ATGTCATCATGGATTTATGTATTAACTAATAAAGGACGTCAGTTACAGGCAAAGGCTCAGACAGGCGTTAAACTCGAATATACTCGGATGGCAGTTGGCAGCGGAACGCTAGCAGGACAAGCCCTGGCTGCTATGACAGCCCTGATTACGCCAGTAAAGAACTTACCTATTATCAGGCTAAAACATCCACCTGGGGCAACGAGAGCCGTTGTGGGGGCTACCTTAACCAATGCAGATGTACAGACGGGATTCTATTTCCGGGAGATTGGTATTTTTGCAACCGATCCAGACGAGGGTGAAATCTTGTATATGTATGCTAACGCTGGATCTACAGCCGATTACATTGCACCTATTGGTGACGGGGTTATTGAGAAAGACGTCAATATGAACGTGATTGTAGGCTCTGCCACCAACGTTACAGCGATCATTAATGAATCTCTGGTTTACGTCACTTATGACGAACTGGAGGAAGCGTTGGGAAACATCGTTGTTGATGTAAAGGATGCATCAATTACGGAAAAAGGGATCGTGCAACTGTCAAACAAAATTGACGGAGATTCGGAAAAACTTGCACCTACTGAAAAGGCGTTAAATGATGCAAGATTAGCAGCTCAAAAGTACACAGATGATAAGACGTGGCAAAAGTACCCGTTGACCAAGGATAATGGAAGTGTTAAAGAATTACCGAATGGTTACGACTTGAATGACTTGAGCACTGGTGTTTATGCGGTAACAAATCCAACAAACGGCCCAAGAATTGGTTCATTCTTAATCGAAGATTATCCAGGTGATGCAGTATCAAGCGAGAGAACTAATGTTGTTGTTCAAAGGGCGACATCGTTAGAGAGTAGATCAAGCATTTACACCAGAACCAAAGTGACGACAACATGGTACCCTTGGGTATTACAAACACCTGAAGAAGACTTATGGGGGGCGTTATAG
- a CDS encoding GPW/gp25 family protein: protein MSVYNVTVDDAPLQFGLSGVEEVKQNIRTIIKTIMGTCPMHRDFGIDPIVIDMPTPAAAALLEVAALSAIENFEPRVLVTDITVNIDENSLVPIVYFTLREEE, encoded by the coding sequence ATGAGCGTGTATAACGTTACAGTGGATGACGCTCCGCTCCAATTTGGGTTATCTGGGGTTGAGGAAGTCAAACAGAATATCCGTACCATTATCAAGACAATTATGGGAACTTGCCCGATGCATCGTGACTTTGGTATTGATCCGATCGTTATCGACATGCCCACGCCTGCGGCAGCGGCTTTGCTGGAGGTAGCGGCATTGTCTGCCATAGAGAATTTTGAACCGAGAGTCCTGGTAACGGACATCACGGTTAACATAGATGAAAACAGCCTAGTGCCCATTGTGTACTTTACGTTAAGAGAGGAGGAATAG
- a CDS encoding phage late control D family protein codes for MSNLVQKGRYAAVSLLFNGKDVDKDIAPYLMDFTYNDGYSGQGDDITIQLDDRDRKWIKEWVPHDGDEIKADILTYHWDKQGEKLKLPCGKFYLKSFTYGGMPDTITMEASALPVEGNKSKQEQRSKSWEKVQLKTVAAEIAKRAKLSLVYEASSNPSYERLDQTEQTDFEFLLGIAVKEGITLKVSGAKLVLFNEEKFEKAAAAFDIVYGKDDVLSYDFESNSENAAYGSCEVVYTIPKSKKEPAKTVKGIYKLPKAGSLPVLRVNKSVETVAEANRLAKNSLREQNKKAGRARLTLSGHTRYAAGLTVNIKGWGYFDGKYIIEAVNHRISAAAPYTVDLDIRKVLGW; via the coding sequence ATGAGTAACCTGGTACAAAAGGGACGCTATGCTGCTGTGTCTCTCTTATTCAACGGGAAAGACGTGGACAAGGACATTGCACCATACTTAATGGACTTTACGTATAACGATGGCTATTCCGGCCAAGGCGACGATATTACTATCCAACTGGATGATCGGGATAGGAAATGGATTAAAGAGTGGGTCCCACATGATGGAGACGAAATTAAAGCAGACATTCTCACTTATCATTGGGACAAGCAGGGAGAAAAGTTGAAGCTTCCATGCGGGAAATTCTATCTCAAGTCGTTCACTTATGGTGGTATGCCAGACACCATCACGATGGAAGCAAGTGCACTGCCTGTCGAGGGGAACAAGTCTAAACAGGAGCAGCGTTCGAAATCATGGGAAAAAGTTCAGCTGAAGACTGTGGCCGCTGAAATTGCCAAACGTGCAAAGCTTTCGCTCGTTTATGAGGCTTCGTCCAATCCATCCTATGAACGCCTGGATCAGACTGAACAAACAGACTTTGAATTTTTGCTTGGTATTGCTGTCAAAGAGGGAATCACCCTTAAAGTCAGCGGTGCCAAGCTTGTTTTGTTTAATGAAGAGAAGTTCGAGAAGGCAGCGGCTGCTTTTGATATCGTTTATGGGAAAGATGATGTCCTGTCATATGATTTTGAGTCCAACAGTGAGAATGCGGCATATGGAAGCTGCGAAGTGGTATACACCATACCCAAAAGCAAGAAAGAGCCAGCAAAAACGGTCAAGGGTATATACAAGCTTCCCAAAGCAGGCAGCTTGCCTGTGCTTCGGGTTAACAAAAGTGTGGAAACGGTGGCTGAGGCCAATAGACTGGCAAAAAACAGCCTACGTGAGCAGAACAAAAAGGCGGGACGCGCTCGCCTGACTTTATCCGGCCATACACGGTATGCGGCAGGCTTGACCGTAAATATTAAAGGTTGGGGCTATTTTGATGGTAAATACATCATCGAGGCCGTTAATCATCGGATCAGTGCCGCAGCTCCATACACCGTGGATCTGGATATCAGAAAAGTATTGGGGTGGTAA
- a CDS encoding tail protein X, translating to MTTYRTIQGDTWDGIAYKLTGSYDAMPALMYANLDHIQTVVFTAGVVLAVPELQAQESSTLPSWRTADE from the coding sequence ATGACGACTTACAGAACCATCCAAGGGGATACCTGGGACGGAATCGCTTATAAACTTACAGGCAGTTATGATGCCATGCCTGCTCTGATGTATGCCAATCTCGATCATATCCAAACAGTGGTATTTACAGCAGGTGTTGTCCTGGCCGTTCCTGAACTTCAGGCGCAGGAATCAAGCACCCTGCCTTCATGGAGGACGGCCGATGAGTAA
- a CDS encoding YolD-like family protein encodes MGSKLSDNGIYEGSRMILPEHKEAYLAHMREQERRGKPVLDEQEVQLIEQAIFESYKEQVPVTLTVFNPFDDEDIRGVIASVDRGRRAVKIVRGEEDYSWIRLEEITRASL; translated from the coding sequence ATGGGGAGTAAATTGAGCGACAACGGAATCTATGAGGGTTCAAGAATGATTCTTCCAGAACACAAAGAGGCGTACCTAGCTCATATGCGGGAACAGGAACGCAGAGGGAAACCGGTTTTGGATGAGCAGGAAGTTCAACTTATTGAGCAGGCAATTTTCGAGTCGTATAAAGAGCAAGTGCCAGTCACATTAACGGTGTTCAACCCGTTTGACGATGAGGATATACGTGGAGTTATTGCATCGGTCGATAGAGGCAGGAGAGCAGTGAAAATCGTCCGAGGGGAAGAAGATTACAGCTGGATTAGGTTAGAGGAAATTACACGCGCAAGCTTATAA